The nucleotide sequence TACGACTCGCGCCCGAGCCGCAGGAGCACCGGCTGCAGGATGCTGGGCTTCACGCGGTTGTGGCGGACCGTCAGCCCATTCACCACGATGCCATCGGCCGCCAGCATCAGCCCGTAGCTGGCCGTGCGCTCCACCACGTTGTCGACCACCTGTACGTTCTGGCCGCCCGCCACGCGGATGCCCTGGCCGTTGTGCAGCGGGAAGTTGCGAATGTCCTGGATGGTGTTGCCCTCCAGCCGGATGTTCCGCGGGGCCGCCTCCTGGCTCAGCACCGAGATGCCTCGGCCCGCCCGGGAGATGTCATTGCCCTGGATGAGCACGTCCCGAGCGCCCCGCGAGATGAGCACCGCCTCGCCGGCCGACGAGCCCACGGCGCGGATGCTCACGTTGGGGAAGCCGTACATCTGGTTATCGCGCACGGTGACGCCGTAGCACTGCTTGATGTCCACCCCGTTCTCGCCGTTGTCGTGCAGCTCGTTGCCCTGGACGAGCAGGGTCTCCGCCGGAGCCGAGCCCGCCTGGCACTGCACCGAGTCCCCCGAGTTGTGGTGGATGTTGTTGTTCTGGATGGTGATGTTGCGCGACGGGCCCACCACGACGATGCCGTGCGAGTCATCCGCCGGCTTGATGAAGTGGTGGATGAGGTTGTCCTCGATGGTCACGTTCCGGGCGCCCTGGACGATGATGCCCGCTCCGGCTCGACCATCGCGCAGCTCGCTGTGGGCCAGGCGCGAGCCGTCCGCGCCCACGTGGAAGACGATGGCGGCCATGGGCGCCTCGTCCACGTCCAGGTGCAGGTTCTCCAGGTTCCAGTTCCCGCGCACGAAGATGAGCGAGCCTGGGGCCCGGTTGGCGGGCTTGAGGGTGGG is from Hyalangium minutum and encodes:
- a CDS encoding right-handed parallel beta-helix repeat-containing protein, yielding MKRRESSGRTFQGACGVLTGLLLSACEPSLLMEQRFTQDPSDLGAQAGSGVQSPTSPPAQESPPPPQSQSPQAPSDEAPPANGGSGGSQNTSRSWYVSMKGSDVGLGTQALPLRTIARATSLARAGDVIRVMAGTYSETLVLESRGSGAAPVTIRGEGTARPTLKPANRAPGSLIFVRGNWNLENLHLDVDEAPMAAIVFHVGADGSRLAHSELRDGRAGAGIIVQGARNVTIEDNLIHHFIKPADDSHGIVVVGPSRNITIQNNNIHHNSGDSVQCQAGSAPAETLLVQGNELHDNGENGVDIKQCYGVTVRDNQMYGFPNVSIRAVGSSAGEAVLISRGARDVLIQGNDISRAGRGISVLSQEAAPRNIRLEGNTIQDIRNFPLHNGQGIRVAGGQNVQVVDNVVERTASYGLMLAADGIVVNGLTVRHNRVKPSILQPVLLRLGRESYRPGLVMRENHYGRNGALSMDGIQEKFRGAFADYHHVFIGEALPLSGPERLDVWRLLVGTEQGTDLQP